The stretch of DNA TTTACCCAGCATTGCGGCTGTGGCAAAATTGACGATTACTACCCGGCAGCAGCAGCAGCCGTTAGCCAGTTATATTGAAATACAAGGCGGAAAGATAGTTGACATCCGGGAAGCGGGCGGCAGTATCGGGACTACGGTAACGGTAACAGATTTATTCTTCAATACTCCGGCCCGGCAAAAATTTTTAAAAACTCCCGGAGCCGAAAGCACACAGATTCATAATGTTTTAGGCAAGCTGGCTTTATCTCAGCCTGAAATAGCCTTTAAACTCATCAATAATGGAAAAACGGTAGTTGCTACTCCGGGGAATGGCCAATTGTATGATACTTTGCTGAGTATGTATGGGCATAAGATCGGCTCAGAGTTGCTGCCGATTGACTATGATCGAGATTCGATTGCTATTTCCGGTTATGTTTCTAAACCCAGTTTGCTAAAAAGCAGCCGCAATTGGCAAACTTTTATCGTAAATGGAAGGATTATTAACAGCCGTTTTATTGCCAAGGCGATAGACAATGCGTATCATTCTTTATTGCCGAAAATCGGATTTCCTTTAGCCGTATTGAATATTAAAGTTCCCCTGGAGTCTATTGATGTAAACGTACACCCACAAAAAAGTGAAGTGAAATTCAGCAATGAACAGATTGTTTTTCGGGCAGTATATCGAGCGATCACTGAAGCATTAACCGCACCGCAATCTCTGAGTCAGCTTGCTGCGACGGTAGAACCCTCACAGCGTCAGTATCATCCGGTTCATACAGACTATGAGTCTCAGCAGAATTACAGTCCGGTTCAATCCGTTCAACTGTGGCAGGAAGGGGAGAACCCTGTCTCCATAGAGACGGCAAGAAGGTTGATGCAGCAGGAAGAACCCATTTTGGCGGGCAAAGGACCGGCGCCGGTGTTGGCTAATGTGGAATCAAATGTTGCTTTTCAGCCTTTAGGACAAGTGAGTGATTGTTATATCGTTGCCCAGGGTGAAGACGGACTCTATATTATCGATCAGCATGCCGCCCATGAGCGAATTTTATATGACCGGTTGTGTGGAGCGGCAGGTCGAATTCCGGTACAGCAGTTATTGATGCCGGCGTACTTTGAGTTTGATGCTGTGGAAATGAGTCTCATTGAGGAAAATCATGCTGTATTTTACGATATGGGATTTACCTTGGAACAAGTCGGACCGAATAGCGTGCGCTTGGTTGAAACACCGGCGGATGTTCCGTCAGCCGAAGTAGAAGCTCTTCTCCGCCAGATAATGGAGATCATTCAAACTGCGCAGCAGCCATCGCCGGAGCAATTACGGCATGCCTGCTTGCAAATGACGGCCTGCAGGGCGGCGATAAAAGCAGGTGATCCTCTGAATATGCGGCAGATCCAAGCATTGTTAAGCGAACTGTGCAACACCGACTTTCCCTATACGTGCCCTCATGGTCGGCCTGCGATCATAAACATTAGTACAGCCGAATTAGCAAAAATGTTTAAACGTACCTGATTCTTAGCGGCAGTGGAAAGTTTGAAGGTGATAAAATGGATTTAGTGGTAACGACAGTCCGCGAGCACTATGCGGCAGAAATGGATACAGCCCGGCAGTTTGCGGCAGCACTTAATGTTCCGTTTGTGCAGCGGGAAAGCAGATCGGTGGGCAATATAAAGGCTGCGTATGGTGTCAATAATATTCTGGCTTTTTCCCGCAGAAAGGGGCCGGTTGTTTATACGGAAGGGGGAGAATTTTTTTTCCATCTGAGTATGGCCGAATTGCGTATAAAAAATATCATAAATGGAAAAGATGACCATATGGTAACAGCAATGGAGCTAAAGTCAGGGATGTCGGTGCTTGATTGTACCCTGGGGCTAGGTACCGACGCTATTGTTGCCAGTTTTATAGCCGGTACCGCCGGAAAGGTCATAGGATTGGAGCATTCACCGGTAGTCGCTTTGATTACCCGGTATGGTTTGCAAAATTTCAGTGGCGACAACAGTGAAATCAACCGTTCAATGCGTAATATACAGGTTTGCAATCTGGATTATCACCAGTATTTAACCCGATTGCCGGAGAAAAGTTTTGATATTGTATACTTTGATCCCATGTTTCGCCATCCCATCCAAAGCAGTTCCAATCTAAAACCGCTGCGTTACCTGGCAGATGCTCGCCCCTTGGATACTTTGGCACTGCAAAGGGCACGCCGCATCGCAAGAAACCGGGTGATTGTAAAGGAAACCTCCCATAGTCCCGAGTTTACCCGTCTGGGAATTACCACAGTTTTTGGCGGTAAATATAGCAGTATCCAATATGGAATGCTTGAGGCGGGAGGTTGATTTTATGGAACGCTTGATTGCCATTATCGGGCCAACGGCAGTGGGTAAAACTAAAATTAGTATTGATTTGGCCAAAATGTTGGGAACGGAGATCATTTCGGGAGATTCTATGCTGGTTTATCGTGGGATGAATATTGGAACCGCCAAGCCGACTTTGGCTGAGCGCGACGGAGTTATTCATCATTTGATTGATATACTTGAACCAAGTGAAGAGTTTACGGTGGTCGATTTTCAAGCAAGGGCAAGTCAATGTATAGCAGATATCAATAGGCGGGGCAAGCTTCCCATTTTAGCAGGGGGAACAGGACTATATGTCAAAGCCTTGCTGGAAGGATATTTGTTTCATCCTGCCCCCGGCGATGCAGAGTATCGGTTTCATTTAGAAAAGCTGGCCCAGGACCACGGCAACCAGTACTTGCATGACAGGCTCGCTAGGGTTGATCCGATTACTGCATCACGGCTGCACCCCAATGATCAGCGGCGCATTGTCCGGGCTTTGGAAGTAGTTCATCTGGGTGGTGACGCGTTTTCCTCCGGTACATTGTCGGAAAACAAATTGATTTA from Veillonellales bacterium encodes:
- the miaA gene encoding tRNA (adenosine(37)-N6)-dimethylallyltransferase MiaA: MERLIAIIGPTAVGKTKISIDLAKMLGTEIISGDSMLVYRGMNIGTAKPTLAERDGVIHHLIDILEPSEEFTVVDFQARASQCIADINRRGKLPILAGGTGLYVKALLEGYLFHPAPGDAEYRFHLEKLAQDHGNQYLHDRLARVDPITASRLHPNDQRRIVRALEVVHLGGDAFSSGTLSENKLIYDAVVIGLTIDRTILYQRINQRVDQMLEQGLVAEVKALLEQGISTGYQSMQGIGYKEIAAYLKGEADLSTASEKVKQATRHFAKRQLTWYRKMPYVVWFDVNEFTNYDKMLATFYNYIAGKFDSR
- the mutL gene encoding DNA mismatch repair endonuclease MutL, whose translation is MSDDRIHILDEHTANQIAAGEVVERPASVIKELVENSIDAKGHSVEIEIANGGINFIRVTDDGIGMSPTDTKLAVLRHATSKIRLAGDLVKIYSLGFRGEALPSIAAVAKLTITTRQQQQPLASYIEIQGGKIVDIREAGGSIGTTVTVTDLFFNTPARQKFLKTPGAESTQIHNVLGKLALSQPEIAFKLINNGKTVVATPGNGQLYDTLLSMYGHKIGSELLPIDYDRDSIAISGYVSKPSLLKSSRNWQTFIVNGRIINSRFIAKAIDNAYHSLLPKIGFPLAVLNIKVPLESIDVNVHPQKSEVKFSNEQIVFRAVYRAITEALTAPQSLSQLAATVEPSQRQYHPVHTDYESQQNYSPVQSVQLWQEGENPVSIETARRLMQQEEPILAGKGPAPVLANVESNVAFQPLGQVSDCYIVAQGEDGLYIIDQHAAHERILYDRLCGAAGRIPVQQLLMPAYFEFDAVEMSLIEENHAVFYDMGFTLEQVGPNSVRLVETPADVPSAEVEALLRQIMEIIQTAQQPSPEQLRHACLQMTACRAAIKAGDPLNMRQIQALLSELCNTDFPYTCPHGRPAIINISTAELAKMFKRT
- a CDS encoding class I SAM-dependent methyltransferase yields the protein MDLVVTTVREHYAAEMDTARQFAAALNVPFVQRESRSVGNIKAAYGVNNILAFSRRKGPVVYTEGGEFFFHLSMAELRIKNIINGKDDHMVTAMELKSGMSVLDCTLGLGTDAIVASFIAGTAGKVIGLEHSPVVALITRYGLQNFSGDNSEINRSMRNIQVCNLDYHQYLTRLPEKSFDIVYFDPMFRHPIQSSSNLKPLRYLADARPLDTLALQRARRIARNRVIVKETSHSPEFTRLGITTVFGGKYSSIQYGMLEAGG